From the genome of Gracilinanus agilis isolate LMUSP501 chromosome 2, AgileGrace, whole genome shotgun sequence, one region includes:
- the HIF1AN gene encoding hypoxia-inducible factor 1-alpha inhibitor, protein MAAAAATAAASSASGSGGPREEAEAPSVAWNESQLRSYSFRTQPIPRLSQSDPRAEELIESEEPVVLTDTNLVYPALKWDLDYLQENIGNGDFSVYSASTHKFLYYDEKKMANFQTFKPRSNREEMKFHEFVEKLQDIQQRGSEERLYLQQTLNDTVGRKIVMDFLGFNWNWINKQQGKRGWGQLTSNLLLIGMEGNVTPAHYDEQQNFFAQIKGYKRCILFPPDQFECLYPYPVHHPCDRQSQVDFDNPDYERFPNFQNVVGYETVVGPGDVLYIPMYWWHHIESLLNGGTTITVNFWYKGAPTPKRIEYPLKAHQKVAIMRNIEKMLGEALGNPQEVGPLLNTMIKGRYN, encoded by the exons ATGGCGGCTGCTGCGGCTACGGCGGCGGCCTCTTCGGCCTCTGGCTCTGGGGGCCCTCGAGAAGAGGCCGAGGCTCCGAGCGTGGCTTGGAATGAGTCCCAGCTCCGTAGCTATAGCTTTCGGACCCAGCCCATCCCGCGTCTGAGCCAGAGTGATCCTCGGGCCGAGGAGCTCATCGAGAGTGAG GAGCCTGTGGTATTGACTGACACAAACTTAGTGTATCCTGCCCTGAAATGGGACCTCGATTATCTACAAGAAAATATTGGCAATGGAGATTTCTCAGTGTATAGTGCCAGTACCCACAAATTCCTGTACTATGATGAGAAAAAGATGGCTAACTTCCAAACTTTTAAACCAAGGTCCAACAGGGAAGAGATGAAATTCCATGAATTTGTAGAGAAGCTACAGGACATACAACAGCGGGGCAGTGAAGAGAG GTTGTATCTGCAGCAGACTCTCAATGACACAGTAGGCAGGAAGATTGTCATGGACTTCTTGGGTTTTAACTGGAACTGGATTAATAAACAGCAGGGAAAGCGTGGCTGGGGGCAACTGACCTCCAATCTGCTGCTCATTGGCATGGAAG GAAATGTGACACCTGCTCACTATGATGAACAACAAAACTTCTTTGCTCAGATTAAGGGCTATAAGCGATGCATCCTGTTTCCTCCAGATCAATTTGAGTGCCTCTATCCGTATCCTGTGCACCATCCCTGTGATAGACAAAGTCAG GTGGATTTTGACAATCCTGACTACGAGAGGTTTCCCAATTTCCAGAATGTGGTTGGCTATGAGACAGTGGTTGGCCCTGGTGATGTTCTTTACATCCCTATGTATTG GTGGCATCACATAGAATCATTACTGAATGGGGGAACCACCATCACTGTGAACTTCTGGTACAAG GGGGCACCCACCCCTAAGAGGATTGAATATCCTCTCAAGGCTCATCAAAAAGTGGCCATAATGAGAAACATTGAGAAGATGCTGGGAGAGGCCCTAGGGAACCCACAAGAG GTGGGCCCCTTGTTGAACACGATGATCAAGGGTCGATACAACTAG